A genomic segment from Malus domestica chromosome 05, GDT2T_hap1 encodes:
- the LOC114825098 gene encoding F-box protein SKIP22-like, with translation MKLRLRLIETKETIRVEVPDLCSLHHLKQTVSQLISAAPSSLRLSLNRRNELHAPSPHDPLRSLGITSGDLVFYTLDPSSQALASPLHPISHSSAESPNRTEPQCSNFLNSETLIDEGAVLADLIAEEQRSGGSNSETLVVSGAECMDIDDPSDGLGLKKYSVPFFLKRVLREELGDDHSNHKLLVIAVHAVLLESGFVGFDSISGMLADQRTGSTISLSYTLPEILRNRGNTGKEVERVVLKFQNLGHFVNVYGSLANGGSSPYQVCLDKNRFAPTIEFVYGTQNVNDRDGFVLELSKIVKDGITFPLLIDLCAKAGLPAPPSLMRLPPELKMKILEPLAGVDIAKVGCVSKELQNLGNNDELWKQKYTEEFGNGSGGEGTGGEGTVTNWKFRFVGNWETRKQQMKAVVRWRSFERPYFNRIRRDPNPFVPPRIGGIIGGDYDRFPLFGAIDPTGQAHPLLQQPRRSGMRRNFSPNCDLGGFNI, from the coding sequence ATGAAACTGAGATTGCGATTGATAGAAACCAAAGAGACCATCCGAGTGGAGGTCCCCGATCTCTGCTCTCTCCACCACCTCAAACAAACCGTCTCCCAACTAATCTCCGCCGCTCCTTCCTCCCTCCGCCTCTCCCTCAACCGCCGCAACGAGCTCCATGCGCCATCCCCTCACGACCCCCTCCGCTCCCTCGGCATCACCTCCGGCGACCTTGTCTTCTACACTCTCGACCCCTCCTCCCAAGCCCTGGCTTCGCCTCTCCATCCAATTTCGCATTCGTCCGCAGAATCCCCAAATCGAACTGAGCCCCAGTGTTCGAATTTCCTAAACTCCGAAACCCTAATTGACGAAGGGGCTGTTTTGGCCGATTTAATTGCTGAAGAACAGAGGTCTGGAGGTTCGAATTCTGAAACCCTAGTGGTTTCTGGTGCCGAATGTATGGATATTGATGACCCGTCTGATGGGCTAGGGTTGAAGAAATACTCGGTTCCATTTTTCTTGAAGAGGGTACTGAGGGAAGAGTTGGGAGACGACCATAGCAATCACAAGCTATTGGTGATTGCTGTACATGCTGTGCTCTTAGAGTCTGGTTTCGTTGGCTTCGATTCGATTTCGGGTATGCTGGCCGATCAAAGGACGGGTTCAACGATTTCGCTTTCGTATACTCTGCCTGAGATATTGCGAAATCGGGGCAATACTGGTAAAGAGGTTGAAAGGGTTGTGTTGAAGTTTCAGAATTTGGGGCATTTTGTGAATGTTTATGGGTCTTTGGCAAATGGCGGTTCTTCGCCCTATCAGGTCTGTTTGGACAAAAACAGATTTGCCCCAACGATTGAATTCGTTTATGGAACCCAAAATGTCAATGACAGAGATGGGTTCGTTTTAGAGTTATCGAAGATTGTGAAAGATGGGATCACATTCCCATTGCTGATTGATCTTTGCGCAAAGGCTGGTTTGCCTGCACCACCGAGCCTTATGCGCCTTCCACCGGAGCTCAAAATGAAGATTCTGGAGCCACTGGCTGGTGTTGACATTGCCAAGGTGGGTTGTGTTAGTAAGGAGCTGCAAAATCTTGGTAATAATGATGAGTTGTGGAAGCAGAAGTACACTGAGGAGTTCGGTAATGGTAGTGGAGGAGAAGGAACTGGAGGTGAAGGAACAGTGACTAACTGGAAGTTTAGATTTGTTGGAAATTGGGAGACTAGGAAGCAACAAATGAAAGCAGTAGTGAGGTGGAGATCATTTGAGAGGCCTTATTTCAACCGTATCAGGAGGGACCCTAACCCATTTGTACCTCCAAGGATTGGTGGAATAATTGGTGGAGATTATGACCGATTTCCACTCTTTGGTGCAATTGATCCTACTGGACAAGCACACCCTCTTCTACAACAACCCCGAAGATCTGGTATGCGGCGTAATTTTTCACCCAATTGCGATCTGGGAGGGTTCAATATCTGA
- the LOC139196137 gene encoding uncharacterized protein: MLSSLWVETRETRKFKGALSDLMKIISWNVRGLGSRQKWLILKQQFQCLKPDIIILHETKKASIDRRLMASVWGSKFKEWIYAPAQGRFGGIAVIWNTKHISVIESLVGAFSVSIKIKALNGLEWWLSGGDFNVMRFVNEKSNGGRMTTSMRDFNDFIQDTKLKDLELLNAQFTRSNFREEPVCRKLDKFLFSVGCEEIFPEVEGYKFLSKLKTIKRKLQRWSKEIFDDIEKDIKEAEASIEDLDRREGMEGLDVVAKRKREELLFLVEDLAYKEEVKWR; this comes from the exons ATGTTATCAAGCTTGTGGGTGGAAACAAGGGAGACAAGAAAATTCAAAGGGGCATTGTCAGATTTAATGAAGATAATTAGCTGGAATGTTAGAGGCTTGGGAAGTAGGCAGAAGTGGTTGATTTTGAAACAGCAGTTCCAGTGCTTAAAGCCAGATATCATTATCTTACATGAAACAAAGAAAGCATCAATTGACAGGAGGCTTATGGCTAGTGTTTGGGGAAGCAAATTTAAAGAGTGGATTTATGCTCCTGCTCAAGGAAGATTTGGGGGTATAGCTGTGATTTGGAACACCAAACACATCTCAGTTATTGAATCTTTGGTTGGAGCTTTCTCGGTTTCCATAAAAATTAAGGCCCTCAATGGGTTGGAATGGTGGTTATCAG GAGGAGATTTTAACGTGATGAGATTTGTAAATGAGAAATCAAATGGGGGAAGGATGACTACAAGCATGAGGGATTTTAATGATTTCATCCAAGATACAAAACTCAAGGATCTGGAGCTGCTCAATGCTCAATTTACTCGGTCAAACTTCAGAGAAGAACCTGTGTGTCGGAAGTTAGACAAATTTTTGTTCTCTGTAGGTTGTGAAGAGATTTTTCCAGAG GTGGAGGGTTATAAATTTTTGAGCAAGTTAAAAACTATCAAAAGAAAGTTGCAAAGATGGAGTAAGGAGATTTTCGATGATATCGAGAAAGACATTAAGGAAGCTGAGGCTAGCATAGAGGATTTAGATAGGAGAGAAGGGATGGAAGGGCTAGATGTTGTTGCTAAAAGAAAGAGGGAAGAGTTACTTTTCCTTGTGGAAGATCTGGCTTATAAGGAAGAAGTGAAGTGGAGGTAG